From Archaeoglobus sulfaticallidus PM70-1:
ATGTTATTCTTTATGATAAACTTGTTGGGGATGATATTGTAAAATTCCTGAAAGCTATGGGCAAGGAAATCGTTTATGCTGGCAAGAGCAGTCATGAAAAAGGGGGGGCCAGACAGGAGGAAATTAACAACCTGATGAAGCATTATGCCAAAATGGGCAAAATCGTTGTAAGGCTTAAAGGAGGAGATCCGTTCGTTTTTGGCAGAGGTTGCATTGAAGCTGAATTTCTTAAAAAAGAGGGTATAGACTTCGAGATCATCCCCGGAGTTTCATCGATAAATGCCGTTCCGACAAATGCGGGAATACCACTCACACATCCTGAAATCTCCTCATCCGTGCTCGTTGTTACAGGAAGAGATAATGTTCTCAGGTGGAAAAACGCCTTAGATCACAGCACGATTGTAATACTCATGGGAAAGGACAGAATCGAGCAGATCTGCAAAAAGCTCATTGAATTGGGAAAGAATCCAGAAACTCCAGTGGCGGTTATAGAGAATGGGACGCTTGAAAGCCAGAAGACCATATTCGGCTCTCTCTCCACAATATCTGGAAAGATCGCAAAAGCCGATGTTAAAGGACCAGCTCTGATCGTTGTTGGAGATGTTGTGAGGTTCGCGAAAAATTTGATGGATAGAAAAGTTTAATATTCCCGTTATAAAGTGCTGGTTCATGAAACTTCTCCTGATCCATGCAGATTTTATGGAATATGAACTTAAAAAGGAGACTCCAGTAGCAGAAAAAATAGATGAAGATGAAAAGAGAAGAAAGCTTGAGGAAGTACTGGTATCTTTTACATCAGTAGAAAAAGGAGATAATGAAGAGGTTGTTAAAAAGGCCGTTGGTAACATCATCGATGTTGCAAATAAGGTTAAGGCTGAAAGAATCCTCGTGTATCCTTATGCCCATCTATCCTCAAACCTTGCTGATGCCAAAACTGGTGTAGAGATACTCAAAAAAATGGAGGAGGTCATAAGAGATTCAGGCTTTGAAGTTTACAGGGCTCCATTTGGGTGGTATAAGGCATTCAACATCTCATGTAAAGGTCACCCCCTCAGCGAGCTTTCGAGGGAAGTCAGGGCGAGTGAGATCAGTGAGACTGAGGAGAAGGAATACACAGAAGCTTTAAAGGCTGAGGAAAAGGCTAAAAGCTACTGGTACATACTCACACTGGATAAAGAACTGGTTGAAGTTGAAAAATTCGATTTTACCGGGCATGAGAAGCTTAAGAAATTCGTGAACTACGAGATCGCAAAGAAGAGGGCAGTCGATAGGGTCCCTCCACATGTAGAATACATGCAGAGGTTGCAGATCGCGGATTACGAGCCGGCAAGTGATTCAGGTCACATGAGATACTATCCAAAGGGCAGGCTGATAAAGAGCCTGATCGAGAGCTATGTTACTGATAAATGCATCGATTATGGAGCCATGGAGGTTGAAACACCAATAATGTACGATCGTGCACACCCCACACTCAGGAAATACCTTGAGAGATTCCCTGCAAGGCAGTACATAATTCAAGGAGATAAAAGGGAGTTCTTCCTGAGGTTTGCAGCATGCTTCGGACAATTTCTGATCAAGCATGATGCTGTGATAACCTACAAGAACCTCCCGCTGAAGATGTACGAGCTTACAAGATACTCATTCAGAAAAGAGCAGAGGGGGGAGCTTGTTGGCCTGAGGAGGTTGAGGGCTTTTACGATGCCAGATATGCACACGATAACGAGAGATATGGAGTCTGCGAAGCAGGAGTTCCTGAACCAGTACAAGCTGTCGATAGAGGTTCTGAGGGGTATTGGTCTGGAGCCTGATGATTACGAGACCGCTGTCAGGGTTACGAAGGATTTCTATGAGGAGAACAAGGAGTTCATCCACAGCTTGGTTGATATAATCAAGAAACCGATTCTGATAGAGATGTGGGACAGAAGGTTCTTCTATTTCGTCCTCAAATTCGAATTTAACTTTGTCGATTGCCTTGATAAGGCTTCAGCTTTAAGCACAGTCCAGATAGATGTGGAGAATGCTAAGAGGTATGGTATCACATTCGTTGATGAAGATGGTGAGAAAAAGCATCCCCTGATACTTCACTGCTCCTTAAGTGGGGCTGTTGAGAGGTGTATGTACGCGATCCTCGAGAAAGCCCACATGGACAAGGAGAGCGGAAAGCTTCCAATGCTACCGGTATGGCTTTCACCAACCCAGCTAAGAATAATCCCTGTGTCAGAGAGGTTCCTCGATGAGGCCAAAAAGATAGCTCTCGAGATCAAGGAAATGGGTGTCAGGGTTGATGTCGATGACAGGGATGAAACCCTCGGCAAGAAGATAAGAGATGCAGGGAGAGATTGGGTACCATATGTAGCTGTGATTGGGGAAAAGGAGATCAGGGATGGCAAATTGACAGTCACCATCAGGGCTGAATCTTCAATGAAGGAGCAGAAGAGGGTTTCAATGAGTAAGGAAGAACTAGTGCAGAGAATAAAAGCTGAATGTGAGGGTAGGCCCTTCAAGCAACTCCCGTTACCAATGATGCTCTCACAAAGACCGTCGTTTAGGTGATGGGTATGGCTAAAAAGAAAAGAAAGTTTGATGCAAGGAAAAAGGAGGGAAAGGATGTAAAGGATAGGGATGTAAAAGATAGCAAGCCAGAAGCTGAGCTTGTGCTCACGCCAAAGCATGAGCTGGCCAAGACATTCATTCCATTGTTTTTCGGGTTGATAGCTGGAATAATATCATACCTGATCACTGGCGATGTTAGATCAAGAGATCCGATATCAATCGTTGTCCTAGTTATATTCATATATATCAACAAGTTCATCATGCCAAAATTCGATATAACCCTACAATCCAAGGATTGGGTGGGATTCGCTTTCCTCACCTTCGCAACATGGTATATTTCCTGGACACTGCTTCTGAACATTTAAGCGTGAGAGCATGGAGAAGTTCAGGATCGCTGTTGTGGATAGAGATAGATGCAAACCACAGAAGTGCAGCAGGGAGTGTGAGAAGTACTGTCCAGTAGTGAGATCAGGGGCTGAAGCTGTTGTTATTGAGGATAAGGCAGTAATTTCAGAAGAGCTCTGCGTTGGTTGCGGTATCTGCGTTAAGAAGTGTCCTTTCAAAGCAATCAGCATCGTTGGACTTCCCCATGAGCTTGAAGGAAAGGAAGTCCATAGATACGGAAAGAATGGATTCGTGCTTTATAACCTGCCGATCCCGAGAAAGGGGCATGTCGTTGGACTTCTGGGACCCAACGGAACCGGAAAGACTACAGCAGTTAAAATCCTCTCAGGACAGATAAAACCGAATCTCGGCAAGGATGAGGCTGACTGGGAGGAGATATTTGAAAGGTTTGCGGGGACCGAGCTTCTGGACTACCTGAAAAGCCTCGTGGATGGAATAAGGACAAGCGTTAAACCACAATACATCGAGGCTATACCGAGAGTCTATAAAGGCAAGGCAAAAGATTTGCTATCGAAAGCAGATGAGATCGGAAAGATAGATGAGATGGTTGAGAAACTATCATTGAAGAACTCGATTGAAAGAGATGTCAGGCATCTGAGTGGTGGAGAGTTACAGAGGCTCGCCATCGCGGCCTGCTTGCTGAGAGATGCGGATTTCTATTTCCTAGATGAGGTAACCTCATACCTCGACATCTACCAGAGAATCTCGGTTGCGAAGGTTATAAGAGAAAAGGCAGAAGAGAAACCAGTTCTGATCGTTGAGCACGATCTCGCCATCCTTGACATGCTCGCAGATTATGTGCATCTCAGCTACGGCACTCCAGCAGTTTATGGTGTGATAACAAACGCGAAAGGTGTAAGGGTTGGCATCAACCAGTATCTGAGGGGTTACCTGCCTGATGAGAATATAAGGATCAGAGACAAGCCAATCGAGTTCGAGGTGTTCCAGCCGAGAGAGGGAGAGCTTGAGAGAACAGTCCTCGAATACCCGCCCTTCAGGAAAACCCTCAATGGTTTCACTCTTGAGGCTGCTGGAGGAGAGATAAAGCAATCAGAAGTCCTTGGCATAGTTGGGCCAAATGCCACGGGTAAGTCAACCTTCGTAAAGATACTTGCAGGAGTTCTAGAGGATGATGAAGGTAAGATAGAAAGAGATGAGGAGTTGAAAACATCATACAAACCACAGTACATCAAAACCGAATCAGATATGACTGTTGCGAGCTTTCTAACAAAAATCAACCCTATGGTAAACACATCATATTACAAAACCGAGTTTCTCAAACCTTTAAGGATTGAAGAACTCATGGACAGAAACCTGAAAGACCTGAGTGGTGGAGAGTTGCAGAGGGTTGCGATAGTTGCATGCCTGCTGAGGGATGCTGATCTGTACTTGCTCGATGAGCCTTCAGCCCATCTGGATGTTGAGCAGAGGACTGAGACTGCGAGGATAATAAGAAGGTTCGCCTTAAACACAAAGAAGAGCATTTTCGTTGTGGATCACGACATATACCTCATAGACATGATCTCTGACAGGTTAATCGTTTTTGAGGGGGAGCCGGGGAAGAAGGGTATATCCAGCAGCCCGCTCAGCATGAGAGATGGCATGAACAGGTTCCTTTCGAACCTTGAAATAACCTTCAGAAGGGATGAAGAGACTAAAAGGCCAAGAGTAAACAAGATCGACTCAAGGCTCGATAGGGAGCAAAAGAGTAAGGGCGAATTCTACTACTACTTCTGACTTTATTTTTACCCGTTTGTTTCCGATTCTTATTTTTTCACTTCGTTGTCGCCATGCAATAGCTTTGCGATGACTTCCACAGCATCGGCAAGCCTGTACGATGGGCGGGAGATTATGTCCGCATCAACAACATAAACCCTCCCGTTCTCAACCGCATTTATATTCCTGAGCCTGCTATCGCTCATTATCCACTCATAGACTATGTTCTTCTCGTTTCCACCCATTCCGCTTCCGCTGCTTACAATGATGACATCCGGATTTGCTCTGAGCAGATCTTCAATGCTGACAATCCTCCATCCATCAAAATCGAAAACATTTTCTCCTCCTGCAAGCTCAATAACCTCGCTTATGAATGTATTCTTCCCGCTAACCCAAACAGGATCATGCCAGAGAATGTGCGCAACCCTCACCTTCTTCTTACCTGCAATCTCTTTCCTCACCCTCTCGATCTTAGAATACATCTCTTTGACAACCTCTTTAGCCTGATCGTATTTTCCTGTAGCCTTCCCGATCAGGATAATATCCTTCATTACATCCTCTATCGTTTTAGGATCGAATGCTATCACATCTATTCCAAAATTTCTCAGGGCTTCAATCGTATCCAGACCGTTGCCGTATGTTGCCACAACAAGATCCGGCTTTAGCGCAAGCACCCTCTCGACATTCACAGTCGAGTAACCACCAACACTCACAAGAACACCGCTCTTCTTTTTTTCCAAGACCTCTGGAGGGTAATTGCAGTAGTCCGTAACACCAACAACCCTGTCTTCAGCACCTATCGCGAACAGTATTTCGGTGTTGCTGGGAGCGAGCGAGACGATCCTCCGTGGGTTGTCTAGAGGAATTTTATAGCCAGTATCGTCAACCGGTGTGGCGTTGAAAATCTCGCTAAGATTGAGTTGCAGAGTGGGTTGATCTTTCTCAACCTGAACCGGCTGGGTGCAGAGAGTAAAAAATAGAGATAGAAACAGAACTGCGAATAATACTCTTCTCATCTCCTGCTCACCGCTACAGCTACCACCATCGCCAGAATTATTAAGATTATGCCGAATCCGGGTGTTTTCTTTTCGGGCGTTGCGGTTAATGCTGAAGTCGGAGTTGCAGTTGCTTCAGGCTTAGCCTCAGGCTGAACTTCCTTGCTTCCCACAGTTTCCTCTTCAACCTCCCCTTTAGCTTCTTTAACTGCTTCCTTTGTCTCAGTCTCCATTACCTTGATGGGATGCGGTTTCCCCAGCAAGGCCATTATCGCACTGACAGTCATATAACCGGGATTTGATGTTTGGTAGGATGTGTACCTGAAGTATCCATCATCTGTCTGCAGGCTCAGCAGATGCTCAACCACGCTGATGTTGTTCTTCTTCCATTCAGCTGGATTTAATCCTGCAGCGGTTAAAGCCTGAATCGCCCAGGCATCGCTGGCTGAATTGCTTGCAGAGGTTCCGAAGTACCTCATACCACCGTCATCGTTCTGTCCCTGCTTCAAATAGTCCAGTGCCTTCTTTATAACATCCGAATCCCTTGGCTCCCCGGCAGCTATTAGAGCCTGTATGGCTGAAGATGTGTCATCAAAGTCACTTTGCTCACCCACAGCCCATGCAAAACCACCATCCTGGTTCTGCTGGGCTTTCAACCACTCCACAGACCTGTTAACATCCTCCCCCACAGATGTTAAAGCGAGTATCCCCCATATAGTCGTGTAAACGAAATCTCCTATCTGTCCATCATCCTTCATTTTGGACTTTAACTCTGCAACGAGGTCTATGCCATCGAAGTTCCTCGGGTTTTCATCCGCAGCAACCAGAGCCAGAATCGTTCTCGCATAGTCTGCCGTACCCATCTTTGGCATTTCACCCCTCAGATGATCCCTTATGTAATCTACGGGACTCTTTCCATTCTTTGTCCAGTTGTGTGGATCCTCTCCTGCCGAAACTATGGCCATTATTGCCCATGAGGTCTTACCTATGCTACTCTCCTCTCCGGGATTCGAGAATCCTCCATCTTCATTCTGTATGCTTTTCAGCCATTTGAGAGCTATCTGGATTCTCTCATCGCTTGCGTTAAGAGGAAAACCCTTCCATTCAACCACTATCGCAAATATACTGAGCGATCTGGCTTCCGTCCTGTAATACAGATATTTTCCATCCTCCCTGATAAACTCTGTTGGCAATGCTACCCATGTCCCGTTGTATTTCATCACCACAACCC
This genomic window contains:
- a CDS encoding EMC6-like membrane protein, translating into MAKKKRKFDARKKEGKDVKDRDVKDSKPEAELVLTPKHELAKTFIPLFFGLIAGIISYLITGDVRSRDPISIVVLVIFIYINKFIMPKFDITLQSKDWVGFAFLTFATWYISWTLLLNI
- the cobA gene encoding uroporphyrinogen-III C-methyltransferase, with the translated sequence MEKKGFVYLVGAGPGDPELLTIKALNIIKSADVILYDKLVGDDIVKFLKAMGKEIVYAGKSSHEKGGARQEEINNLMKHYAKMGKIVVRLKGGDPFVFGRGCIEAEFLKKEGIDFEIIPGVSSINAVPTNAGIPLTHPEISSSVLVVTGRDNVLRWKNALDHSTIVILMGKDRIEQICKKLIELGKNPETPVAVIENGTLESQKTIFGSLSTISGKIAKADVKGPALIVVGDVVRFAKNLMDRKV
- a CDS encoding ribosome biogenesis/translation initiation ATPase RLI is translated as MEKFRIAVVDRDRCKPQKCSRECEKYCPVVRSGAEAVVIEDKAVISEELCVGCGICVKKCPFKAISIVGLPHELEGKEVHRYGKNGFVLYNLPIPRKGHVVGLLGPNGTGKTTAVKILSGQIKPNLGKDEADWEEIFERFAGTELLDYLKSLVDGIRTSVKPQYIEAIPRVYKGKAKDLLSKADEIGKIDEMVEKLSLKNSIERDVRHLSGGELQRLAIAACLLRDADFYFLDEVTSYLDIYQRISVAKVIREKAEEKPVLIVEHDLAILDMLADYVHLSYGTPAVYGVITNAKGVRVGINQYLRGYLPDENIRIRDKPIEFEVFQPREGELERTVLEYPPFRKTLNGFTLEAAGGEIKQSEVLGIVGPNATGKSTFVKILAGVLEDDEGKIERDEELKTSYKPQYIKTESDMTVASFLTKINPMVNTSYYKTEFLKPLRIEELMDRNLKDLSGGELQRVAIVACLLRDADLYLLDEPSAHLDVEQRTETARIIRRFALNTKKSIFVVDHDIYLIDMISDRLIVFEGEPGKKGISSSPLSMRDGMNRFLSNLEITFRRDEETKRPRVNKIDSRLDREQKSKGEFYYYF
- a CDS encoding ABC transporter substrate-binding protein, coding for MRRVLFAVLFLSLFFTLCTQPVQVEKDQPTLQLNLSEIFNATPVDDTGYKIPLDNPRRIVSLAPSNTEILFAIGAEDRVVGVTDYCNYPPEVLEKKKSGVLVSVGGYSTVNVERVLALKPDLVVATYGNGLDTIEALRNFGIDVIAFDPKTIEDVMKDIILIGKATGKYDQAKEVVKEMYSKIERVRKEIAGKKKVRVAHILWHDPVWVSGKNTFISEVIELAGGENVFDFDGWRIVSIEDLLRANPDVIIVSSGSGMGGNEKNIVYEWIMSDSRLRNINAVENGRVYVVDADIISRPSYRLADAVEVIAKLLHGDNEVKK
- a CDS encoding threonine--tRNA ligase: MKLLLIHADFMEYELKKETPVAEKIDEDEKRRKLEEVLVSFTSVEKGDNEEVVKKAVGNIIDVANKVKAERILVYPYAHLSSNLADAKTGVEILKKMEEVIRDSGFEVYRAPFGWYKAFNISCKGHPLSELSREVRASEISETEEKEYTEALKAEEKAKSYWYILTLDKELVEVEKFDFTGHEKLKKFVNYEIAKKRAVDRVPPHVEYMQRLQIADYEPASDSGHMRYYPKGRLIKSLIESYVTDKCIDYGAMEVETPIMYDRAHPTLRKYLERFPARQYIIQGDKREFFLRFAACFGQFLIKHDAVITYKNLPLKMYELTRYSFRKEQRGELVGLRRLRAFTMPDMHTITRDMESAKQEFLNQYKLSIEVLRGIGLEPDDYETAVRVTKDFYEENKEFIHSLVDIIKKPILIEMWDRRFFYFVLKFEFNFVDCLDKASALSTVQIDVENAKRYGITFVDEDGEKKHPLILHCSLSGAVERCMYAILEKAHMDKESGKLPMLPVWLSPTQLRIIPVSERFLDEAKKIALEIKEMGVRVDVDDRDETLGKKIRDAGRDWVPYVAVIGEKEIRDGKLTVTIRAESSMKEQKRVSMSKEELVQRIKAECEGRPFKQLPLPMMLSQRPSFR